From the genome of Candidatus Hadarchaeales archaeon, one region includes:
- the aroA gene encoding 3-phosphoshikimate 1-carboxyvinyltransferase, translated as MSRLIVYPSHIFGTITAPPSKSYTHRAFILAMLAKGKSKIENPLISLDTLATIEGIKTLGAKVERTNDVWIVEGTGGKISPKKDVIDARNSGTTMRLLSAVAALSPKRLKITGDESLLRRPMGPLIEALRTLGADARCEGEKGRPPVIVGGGLRAGSVGLPGNVSSQFISALLIAATQLQGETEIEIEGELVSRPYVEITLELLKLAGSDVKHSPDFRKFRIRGGPLKPLNIKIPGDFSSSSFPLVAGAITRSKVRIENLDFEGPQGDKRIVDFLRDFGAELRVGRNYVEIFGESLEGTELDCKDNPDLVPPLAVAGSVAEGKTEIVNVPHLRAKESDRLHVLAIGLEKFGVKIKELPDGLRIWGVEKLRGTHVSSFMDHRMAMAFAVAGLVAEGETVVEGAESIPVSYPNFVEDMKKLGAKMELV; from the coding sequence ATGAGCAGACTCATTGTCTATCCCTCGCATATCTTTGGAACTATTACGGCGCCGCCCTCAAAGTCATACACGCACAGGGCGTTCATTCTTGCAATGCTTGCGAAGGGAAAAAGCAAGATAGAAAATCCGCTCATAAGCTTGGATACACTCGCCACGATTGAGGGTATAAAAACTCTCGGGGCAAAAGTCGAAAGAACAAACGATGTCTGGATAGTTGAAGGAACTGGTGGTAAAATTTCTCCGAAGAAAGATGTAATCGATGCACGGAATTCTGGAACGACCATGCGTCTACTCAGTGCAGTGGCTGCTCTTTCGCCAAAACGTTTGAAGATCACCGGCGATGAATCGCTTCTAAGAAGGCCGATGGGTCCACTCATAGAGGCGCTGAGAACTCTTGGAGCCGATGCTAGATGCGAGGGAGAAAAAGGAAGACCTCCCGTCATCGTCGGTGGCGGTCTACGTGCGGGCAGCGTCGGTCTGCCGGGGAACGTCAGTTCTCAATTTATCTCGGCGCTTCTTATCGCGGCCACACAGCTTCAGGGAGAAACAGAGATCGAAATAGAAGGAGAACTCGTTTCTAGGCCTTATGTAGAGATAACACTGGAGCTCTTGAAGCTTGCCGGATCTGACGTAAAACATTCGCCTGATTTCCGAAAGTTTAGGATAAGGGGCGGACCGCTTAAACCGCTGAACATAAAAATACCCGGAGATTTCTCCTCATCCTCATTTCCGCTTGTGGCAGGGGCAATAACGCGATCTAAAGTGAGAATTGAAAATTTGGACTTCGAAGGACCGCAAGGCGACAAGAGAATCGTCGACTTTTTGCGAGACTTCGGAGCAGAATTGCGTGTAGGAAGAAACTACGTCGAGATTTTTGGAGAATCTCTGGAAGGAACCGAACTCGACTGCAAAGATAATCCGGATCTAGTGCCACCGCTAGCTGTCGCCGGAAGCGTAGCTGAGGGGAAAACCGAGATAGTGAATGTTCCACATCTTAGGGCGAAGGAGAGCGACAGGTTGCACGTTTTGGCCATCGGGCTGGAGAAATTTGGGGTAAAAATTAAGGAATTGCCGGACGGTCTGAGGATCTGGGGAGTTGAAAAACTCAGGGGCACACACGTGAGTTCCTTCATGGATCACAGAATGGCGATGGCATTTGCGGTGGCCGGGCTGGTGGCTGAAGGAGAAACAGTGGTCGAGGGTGCAGAAAGCATACCAGTGTCTTATCCAAACTTCGTTGAAGATATGAAGAAACTTGGGGCAAAAATGGAGCTCGTGTAG